A section of the Spirosoma pollinicola genome encodes:
- a CDS encoding M20/M25/M40 family metallo-hydrolase, whose amino-acid sequence MAYALPMQRISTLFVLALTTLHITTQPILAQSTKPKTSSPSGIDKRYMDEVKALADQPAVKKAFQIFIDLEPQTSQDHRNLVETPSPPFKEDVRAKKFAAMMREAGADSVWIDEVNNVIAKRKGRSGKKTVVVESHLDTVFPEGTDVKIKQKGDTLYAPGVGDDTRGLAAILAVLKGMEKAGIETDADVLFVGAVGEEGLGDLRGVKHLLRQGGPKVDSYIAVDGDGISSIVHGGLGSHRYRVTFKGPGGHSYGSFGIVNPHSAQGKAIYYFTTEADKATRQGVKTTYSVSVIGGGTSVNAIPYESWMEIDMRSESPEKLNEVDQLLQAAVKRALAEENGIKRQGPDLTVDVKKIGDRPSGKTDPSSAIVQRAMAATTYMNAVPQLDVASTNANTPIALGIPAITIGSGGIGGGEHSLNEWWLNDKGYLGMQRILLVLLAEAGMDRGTVASPIKTRAKR is encoded by the coding sequence ATGGCTTACGCCCTCCCGATGCAGCGAATATCAACTCTTTTTGTACTCGCCCTAACCACCCTTCATATCACGACCCAACCAATACTGGCTCAGTCAACAAAGCCAAAAACTTCGTCACCGTCTGGTATTGACAAGCGCTATATGGACGAAGTGAAGGCTTTGGCCGATCAGCCCGCCGTAAAAAAAGCATTCCAGATTTTCATCGACCTGGAGCCTCAAACGAGTCAGGACCATCGTAATCTGGTCGAAACGCCTTCGCCCCCCTTCAAGGAAGATGTACGGGCCAAAAAATTCGCGGCCATGATGCGCGAAGCCGGTGCCGATTCGGTATGGATTGACGAGGTAAACAATGTGATTGCCAAACGGAAAGGACGATCCGGCAAGAAAACGGTAGTTGTCGAGTCGCATCTGGACACCGTTTTTCCGGAAGGAACCGACGTAAAAATCAAGCAGAAAGGCGATACCCTGTACGCGCCCGGTGTGGGTGATGATACCCGTGGGCTGGCTGCGATACTAGCCGTTTTGAAAGGCATGGAGAAAGCCGGCATTGAAACAGATGCCGACGTACTATTTGTTGGCGCGGTGGGCGAAGAGGGACTGGGCGACCTTAGGGGCGTAAAACATTTGTTGCGGCAAGGTGGTCCAAAAGTCGATTCATATATTGCCGTCGATGGCGATGGTATTAGCAGTATTGTTCATGGTGGCCTGGGTTCGCATCGCTACCGGGTTACGTTCAAAGGGCCCGGTGGGCATTCTTACGGCTCGTTCGGTATCGTTAACCCACACAGTGCGCAGGGAAAGGCCATTTATTATTTTACTACCGAAGCGGATAAAGCCACGCGGCAGGGTGTTAAAACGACCTACAGTGTCAGCGTGATAGGCGGAGGCACCTCTGTTAATGCCATTCCATACGAATCGTGGATGGAAATCGACATGCGGTCCGAAAGTCCCGAAAAACTCAACGAGGTTGATCAATTGCTGCAAGCGGCTGTTAAACGGGCACTGGCAGAAGAAAACGGTATCAAACGGCAGGGACCCGACTTAACGGTCGACGTCAAGAAGATTGGCGATCGGCCATCGGGGAAAACTGACCCTTCCTCGGCCATTGTTCAGCGGGCTATGGCCGCAACGACCTATATGAACGCAGTCCCTCAATTGGATGTCGCATCTACGAATGCCAACACGCCCATTGCGTTAGGCATTCCGGCCATCACCATCGGCAGTGGTGGAATCGGCGGTGGCGAGCATTCGCTTAATGAATGGTGGCTGAATGACAAAGGGTATCTGGGTATGCAGCGCATCCTCTTGGTGTTGCTTGCCGAAGCTGGCATGGATAGAGGCACAGTGGCTTCGCCGATAAAGACGCGAGCTAAGCGGTGA
- a CDS encoding amidase family protein, protein MKKHILSLLSVCALLTASVNAQSFKARHLQEATVSSLHDAMQAGKLTAVQLVQLYLDRIAAYDKQGPYLNAIIMVNPKALSEARRLDSLFKITGKMAGPLHGIPVIVKDNYDTYDMPTTNGTLAMKTSIPPDDAFVVRRIREAGAIIIAKSNLAEFAMSGQFSVSSILPGYSRNPYDTKRTTAGSSGGTAAAVTANFGAIGLGTDTGSSIRGPASHQSLVGFRPTLGLVSRDGIAPLAMTNDTGGPICRTVEDAVRVLDVIAGYDKADTVTKHSAGKIPQTYRQFLDKNGLKGARIGVFRQMVMPKNSDPQVYALFNKALDELRAAGAIVIDSVRVPELDTINKSFDTIPQLRRDFNLYLASLGPNAPHKTLASIIKSKQFHPYLEKSLLDAQADTLAPEAHKGWAKNLALREQLRQLLLRAMDSTQVDVLVYPSFSYPPRLIGDLNTPSGTNNNALSPPTGFPAFSVPMGFTYENLPAGLQFFGRPFSEPTLIRLAYAYEQATHHRRPPDSTPVLSKRKRKAETIQ, encoded by the coding sequence ATGAAGAAACACATACTTTCTCTTTTATCTGTTTGCGCGCTTCTGACTGCCTCTGTCAATGCACAGTCGTTCAAGGCCAGGCACCTACAGGAAGCTACCGTATCCAGTCTGCATGACGCCATGCAAGCGGGAAAACTGACCGCCGTGCAACTGGTTCAGCTCTATCTGGATCGGATTGCGGCCTATGACAAGCAGGGGCCTTACCTGAATGCCATCATCATGGTCAATCCCAAAGCGTTATCCGAAGCCCGTCGGCTCGATTCGCTTTTTAAGATTACCGGCAAAATGGCAGGACCGCTGCATGGTATACCGGTCATTGTGAAAGACAATTACGACACCTACGACATGCCAACAACCAACGGCACACTGGCCATGAAGACGTCGATTCCGCCCGATGATGCTTTCGTTGTGCGGAGAATTCGGGAAGCCGGGGCCATTATTATTGCGAAGTCGAATCTGGCCGAATTTGCCATGTCGGGGCAGTTTTCGGTAAGTTCTATTTTGCCGGGCTATTCACGAAATCCGTATGATACGAAACGGACAACGGCCGGGTCGAGCGGGGGAACGGCGGCTGCGGTCACGGCCAATTTTGGTGCCATTGGACTCGGTACCGATACCGGAAGCTCTATTCGGGGACCAGCCTCTCACCAAAGTCTGGTTGGGTTCCGACCAACGCTGGGCCTTGTCAGTCGCGATGGCATTGCGCCGTTGGCCATGACTAACGATACCGGCGGGCCCATTTGCCGAACTGTAGAAGACGCTGTGCGTGTGCTCGATGTAATTGCGGGGTATGACAAGGCCGACACCGTAACGAAGCATAGTGCGGGTAAAATTCCGCAAACCTATCGGCAGTTTCTGGACAAAAATGGGCTGAAAGGAGCTCGTATTGGCGTTTTTCGGCAAATGGTTATGCCGAAAAATTCAGACCCCCAGGTTTATGCCCTGTTCAATAAGGCGCTGGATGAACTTCGGGCTGCCGGAGCTATCGTAATCGATTCGGTTCGGGTGCCCGAGTTGGATACGATCAATAAATCCTTTGATACGATTCCGCAGTTACGACGCGATTTCAATCTGTATCTGGCTAGTTTGGGGCCAAATGCTCCGCACAAAACGCTGGCGTCCATTATCAAATCGAAGCAGTTTCACCCCTATCTCGAAAAGTCATTGCTGGATGCACAGGCCGACACGCTGGCTCCCGAAGCGCATAAAGGCTGGGCTAAAAATCTGGCATTGCGCGAACAATTACGCCAGTTGTTACTTCGGGCTATGGATTCGACGCAGGTGGATGTGCTGGTGTATCCGTCGTTCAGCTACCCGCCCCGGCTAATCGGTGATTTGAATACGCCTTCAGGAACGAACAACAATGCGTTATCGCCCCCAACTGGGTTTCCGGCTTTTTCGGTTCCTATGGGCTTTACGTATGAGAATTTGCCAGCCGGTTTGCAGTTCTTCGGTCGGCCGTTTAGCGAGCCAACGCTCATCCGATTAGCCTATGCATACGAGCAAGCCACGCACCACCGCCGACCGCCCGACAGCACACCAGTTCTGTCGAAACGGAAGCGCAAAGCTGAGACTATTCAGTAA
- a CDS encoding YciE/YciF ferroxidase family protein: MAALADRIASFFSGNDSNTDEGLRDLFISELKSVYYAEKRAVDALGDQAEASTTNEVGSAFINHQNESRVQVERLEEIFRIIGIKVATHTSDTIDGLISDAKRVISETEPGSLTRDAGLIIAAQKIEHYEIAAYGSLLTLAKTLDFSQSAELLAKTLEEEKEEDRKLTILAESFVNNRSKEEEEKHPGSHHASRHIPGSDSNVTLGGPLGI; this comes from the coding sequence ATGGCAGCCCTGGCAGATCGAATCGCAAGCTTTTTTAGTGGAAACGATTCCAATACAGACGAAGGATTACGGGACCTGTTTATTAGTGAATTAAAAAGCGTCTACTATGCCGAGAAGCGGGCCGTCGATGCGCTGGGCGACCAGGCAGAAGCCAGTACAACCAACGAGGTAGGAAGTGCTTTTATTAATCATCAAAACGAAAGTCGGGTACAGGTAGAGCGATTGGAAGAGATTTTCAGGATTATTGGCATAAAAGTAGCCACACACACATCCGACACCATCGACGGACTGATCAGTGATGCCAAACGAGTTATTTCAGAAACCGAGCCAGGCTCCCTTACACGCGATGCCGGCCTTATTATTGCCGCTCAAAAGATTGAGCATTACGAAATTGCAGCCTATGGCTCCCTGCTGACATTAGCCAAAACACTCGACTTCAGCCAGTCGGCAGAGTTGCTCGCCAAAACGCTGGAAGAGGAGAAAGAAGAAGATCGCAAATTGACAATTCTGGCTGAATCGTTTGTCAACAACCGCTCTAAAGAAGAGGAAGAAAAGCACCCCGGCAGTCATCACGCCAGCCGTCATATACCCGGTTCGGATTCGAACGTCACGCTGGGTGGCCCGCTGGGCATATAA
- the ggt gene encoding gamma-glutamyltransferase, with amino-acid sequence MNIRGLAYCLGLIWFAAFPIYAQLTGKGDRITGPNFATRSPILGRHGMVATSHPLATQIALDILKQGGTAVDAAIAANAALGVVEPNNGGIGGDLFAIVWSAKDRRLYGLNASGRSPKGLSFDALHTVLEKQPQIPLYGPLSVSVPGTVDGWFTLHKRFGKLPMQMLLAPGIRYAREGVPVPQVIAYSWQVAAARLAASEAVVQEFDNFRRTFLIDGKAPTEGQVFRNPDLAATYEKLAKGGRDAFYKGTIADAIDRYARRTGLYLRKADLATHQSTWVDPISTNYRGYDVFELPPNGQGISVLQMLNIVEGFDLKSMGHNSAEYLHVLVEAKKLAFEDRAKFYADPDFAKSSINWLLTKDYATSRRKLIDLKKASEHLDAGDPALRAGDTVYLTVADAEGNMVSLIQSNMLEFGSGMVPDGLGFVFHNRGTSFTMKPDHANVYAPGKRPFNTIIPGFVVKNGEPFLSFGVMGGALQPQGHLQVLCNIIDFGMNVQEAGDAARFSHSGSSEPIGTLMTDGGRLALESGISAQVRTELEKRGHHLVPTDFFGGYQAILWDPVNRIYRGATEMRKDGQAAGY; translated from the coding sequence ATGAATATCCGTGGCCTTGCCTATTGTTTAGGACTGATCTGGTTTGCTGCCTTTCCAATCTACGCCCAATTGACTGGCAAGGGTGACCGGATTACAGGGCCTAATTTCGCTACCCGAAGTCCCATATTGGGCCGTCATGGCATGGTAGCCACCAGTCATCCGCTGGCTACCCAAATTGCCCTGGACATTCTCAAACAGGGCGGTACTGCCGTCGATGCCGCTATTGCCGCCAATGCCGCTCTGGGCGTAGTAGAACCCAATAACGGTGGTATTGGTGGCGATTTGTTTGCTATTGTCTGGTCGGCGAAAGACCGCAGACTATATGGTCTCAATGCCAGTGGCCGCTCACCCAAAGGGCTGTCATTCGATGCCTTACATACAGTACTGGAGAAACAGCCGCAGATTCCTCTGTATGGCCCCCTATCGGTGTCTGTACCCGGAACAGTCGATGGCTGGTTTACATTGCACAAGCGTTTTGGCAAGTTACCCATGCAAATGCTGCTGGCCCCGGGCATTCGCTACGCCCGCGAAGGCGTTCCCGTTCCGCAGGTGATTGCCTATTCATGGCAGGTAGCCGCAGCCCGTCTGGCGGCCAGCGAAGCCGTTGTCCAGGAGTTTGACAATTTTCGCCGAACGTTTCTGATCGATGGGAAAGCACCCACTGAAGGTCAGGTATTTCGTAATCCAGACCTTGCCGCTACTTACGAGAAACTGGCGAAAGGCGGGCGGGATGCATTTTACAAGGGAACTATAGCCGACGCCATTGACCGTTACGCCCGTCGAACAGGGTTGTATCTTCGCAAAGCTGACTTAGCCACCCATCAGAGTACATGGGTTGATCCGATATCGACGAACTACAGAGGGTACGACGTTTTTGAATTACCACCCAACGGCCAGGGAATTTCCGTTCTGCAAATGCTGAACATCGTGGAAGGTTTCGACCTGAAAAGCATGGGGCATAATAGCGCCGAGTATCTGCACGTGCTGGTTGAAGCCAAAAAGCTGGCTTTCGAAGACCGGGCCAAATTCTATGCTGATCCCGACTTTGCTAAATCGTCGATCAACTGGTTACTTACGAAAGATTACGCAACTTCCCGCCGAAAATTAATTGATCTTAAAAAAGCCTCTGAGCATCTGGATGCTGGTGACCCGGCCCTCCGCGCTGGCGATACGGTATACCTGACTGTGGCCGATGCGGAGGGTAATATGGTTTCGCTGATTCAAAGCAATATGCTGGAGTTTGGCAGCGGTATGGTTCCCGATGGGCTGGGCTTCGTCTTTCACAATCGGGGTACAAGTTTCACGATGAAGCCCGATCACGCGAATGTTTATGCACCGGGAAAGCGGCCCTTTAACACGATAATTCCCGGTTTCGTCGTCAAAAATGGAGAGCCCTTTTTGAGCTTTGGCGTCATGGGGGGTGCCCTGCAACCACAGGGCCATTTACAGGTATTGTGCAACATCATCGACTTCGGCATGAATGTACAGGAAGCGGGGGATGCGGCCCGGTTTAGTCATTCGGGGAGTAGCGAACCCATTGGTACGCTGATGACAGATGGTGGCCGACTGGCGTTAGAAAGCGGCATCTCGGCACAGGTACGAACAGAACTGGAAAAGCGAGGTCACCATTTGGTTCCAACCGATTTCTTCGGCGGGTATCAGGCTATCCTGTGGGACCCTGTTAATCGAATTTATAGAGGAGCCACAGAAATGCGCAAGGATGGCCAGGCGGCAGGCTACTAA
- a CDS encoding glycoside hydrolase family 5 protein, translated as MQRRTFIQNTGLLTAALSTAGPELLAVPLQQTTTKNKLPKWKGFNLLDFFSPDPSKSRRATEEDHLKWMQDWGFDFVRLPMAYPYYLKFDRSRNITPDEVYQIDQQAVDRIDRLVSMAHKHNLHVSLNLHRAPGYCVNAGFNEPYNLWTDQVALDAFCFHWNMWAKRYKNVSSQKISFDLLNEPSLRADMNDQHAKHSTVPGEMYRKVALAASEAIWKENKTHLIIADGNDTGSSVIPSIADLNIAQSCRGYTPGIISHYKAPWANKDPEHLPEPKWPGQVGDKYLSRAMLETFYQPWIELVNKGVGVHCGECGCWNKTPHDVFLAWFGDVLSILSANGIGFALWEFIGDFGILNSGRSDVVYEDWHGYKLDQKLLDLIRKV; from the coding sequence ATGCAACGACGAACGTTTATTCAGAACACGGGTTTGCTTACGGCAGCCCTGAGCACCGCCGGACCGGAGCTTTTGGCTGTACCGTTACAACAAACCACAACAAAAAATAAGTTACCCAAATGGAAGGGTTTCAATCTGCTGGATTTCTTCTCGCCCGACCCCTCCAAGAGTCGCCGGGCTACCGAAGAAGACCACCTCAAATGGATGCAGGACTGGGGCTTCGACTTTGTTCGGCTACCGATGGCGTATCCCTATTACCTCAAATTCGACCGGAGCCGGAACATCACCCCCGACGAAGTTTATCAAATTGACCAGCAGGCCGTTGACCGGATTGACCGGTTGGTTTCTATGGCCCATAAGCACAATTTGCATGTTAGTCTGAACCTGCACCGGGCACCGGGCTACTGCGTCAACGCGGGCTTCAATGAGCCTTACAATCTCTGGACCGATCAGGTTGCGCTCGATGCGTTTTGCTTCCACTGGAACATGTGGGCTAAACGTTATAAAAACGTATCGTCGCAGAAAATCAGCTTCGACCTGCTGAACGAGCCCAGCCTACGGGCTGATATGAACGACCAGCACGCCAAACACAGTACCGTTCCGGGGGAGATGTATCGAAAAGTAGCGCTGGCCGCTTCGGAGGCCATCTGGAAAGAAAACAAGACTCACCTCATCATTGCCGACGGCAACGATACGGGCTCATCGGTCATACCATCCATTGCCGATCTGAACATTGCCCAAAGTTGTCGGGGCTATACGCCGGGAATCATTTCGCACTACAAAGCACCCTGGGCCAACAAAGACCCCGAGCACCTGCCCGAACCCAAATGGCCGGGTCAGGTTGGCGATAAATACCTGAGCCGCGCCATGCTCGAAACGTTCTATCAACCCTGGATCGAGCTGGTCAACAAAGGCGTTGGCGTGCATTGTGGCGAATGCGGCTGCTGGAATAAAACGCCCCACGATGTGTTCCTGGCTTGGTTTGGCGACGTGCTCAGTATTTTATCGGCCAACGGCATTGGCTTTGCCCTTTGGGAATTTATTGGCGATTTCGGCATTCTAAACTCGGGCCGTTCCGACGTGGTTTATGAAGACTGGCACGGCTACAAGCTGGACCAGAAGTTACTGGATTTGATTAGAAAAGTATAA